In Natranaerobius thermophilus JW/NM-WN-LF, the genomic stretch ATAGAGAATTTTGTTATGTTTTATCACTTCATACCTACCTACAATTGACATGTCATTTAGTATTGCAAGATCGACATTGTCATAGCCAAGTTCAACTAATCCTGCCAATAATTCTATCTTTTTGTCATGATTATTGGTACCATCTTTTAAAAGTACAGCAATGTCTATATCGCTCATACTATTATTTCTTCCTACCGCACAGGAACCAAATAGATATGCAGCTTTTATTTCACCGAATTGGGAAAAATAAGTACTCAGGTCATCAAAAAGTTTAGTCATACCATCACACCTTTGACTATTTCATTTTATAACCTCTAGATCAAGTATACCAAAAATAATTCCAAATATCATCAAAGCGCATTTCGTGTTGAATTGTTTTATTATACCTATTTTACATACGGCTAGTCATGGCCAAACAGTGACCGAGTAGTCTGGAATTAACATATATAAAAATAAGTCTCAAAACTGTCATTAACAGCTTTTTCCATCATTTCAAGTAGTTTAGAGTAGTCCATTTTTGTACTAGCAAGCTCTAGTGCCTCCATGTAACTTTCTCTATCTTCTGCCTTAATCACTGTTAGAGGATAACCGTCTTGCACTAATATGAAGTTCATTAAAAGCCTTGCAAGTCTGCCGTTACCGTCAACAAAAGGGTGAATAGAGGTTAAATGGTGATGAAAATATGTGGCTAATTCTATAGTATGGAGTTTGTTCTGCTTATTTTTGTACCAGGACACCAACTTTTCCATTTTTTCTGGCACTAAATAGTGCTCTGGTGGCTTATGGTCACTTCCACTAATCAAGACGTTGGTGGTCCGATATTTACCGGCATTATCATCATCAATTCCTTTAAGTACCAGGTAATGCACTTCTTTGATAATTTTCTCCGAAATATCGGCTTTTTCTTTAATTAGGTTTTCAATATAGTCTATTGCTTCCTTATGGTTAATCACTTCAAGATGTTCCCTCATACTCTTTCCTTTACCTACAGTGATCCCATCTTCAAGAATAACTTTAGTTTCTCTTAAAGATAGAGTGTTACCCTCAATTGCATTAGAATTGTAGGTAAATTCAACATCGAAGTATTGTTTAAGCTGCTTTACTTGTTCTTTGGAGAGTGGCCTTTTTTCGTCCAGTTTCTGTTTCTTTTCTTCAAGCTCTTTAAACATAAAACCACCGACCTTAGATTTGATTTCGATTCAGGAATTCACTCAGAATAAGTTCACCTTCGATTTCTATTAGTCTTTAGCGATACTATATTAATTCTGTGTTTAATCCAAACAACATTTTTTGTACTTTTTACCGCTCCCACATGGACAGGGTTCATTTCTACCTATCTTTTTGCCAACCCTTCTTGGCTTATTTTTTTGGTTGGGAATATGCTTTTTCTGGAATTTATCTTTCTTTTGATGCAACTCACTTGGGGTGTGTCCGTTATGTTCCCACAACCTAGTGTTATTAGAGAGATCTATCACAAGCTGCATGACTTCTTGCGCTTGTTCTTCACTGTCAAATTCCACCCCTCTATTGTTGAATTGATCAAAGACCCTGTTTAATGAAAATCCGAACTGGCAAATACCTTGAATATCTTCACACAAACCTTCAGCTGCAGCCTTGTCCCCATCAAAAATATTTTTCTTTAAATAGTTTAATAGGGCTTTATATTCTTTATTAACTTCAAAGTAGGTATCATTTTTATACTTTAACAGCTCTTTCCTCGGAGGAATGTAGAACGGTTTACCTATGCGTTGATTCAATTGGTATTCAAACTCATCAAATTCTATAATAGACTCGGCGACGAAATATTCTTCGTGTATTTCAACAAAGCTGTTATTATCAAGCTCTTCAGGGGGGGTTCCATTATTGAGTCAATTATCTCTGTGTTTATTTGATCATTGTTTTGCATATTATAAATTTCTATCACTTTATCCTTATGAACAAGACCGTATAAATTGGTCAGAGATATAATGTAGTCTAAAACTAGTTGATTCATATTTTCACCTCTTTTATCGGTATAATTTATTGTTCTAAACAATTATATACATAACAATTATATACATTATTGGCTATGCTTTTACAAGGTTCTATATTTAACTGATAATTCCTTTAAGATAATTATTTAAGTTAATTAGACAATTTGGCTCTCCCGTTTATATAAAAATATGTTAAAATATAATTAACGGAACGTTTGTTTGATTTAGCTGAAGTTTTTGTAATTTTATGATAATATTTAAACAGTAAAATACTTATAAGGATGGTTTTTATGGAAGTTAAAAAAATATGTGAAATATTATCAGACTATTTTTCAAAAGAAGAGAAAGTAGCCTGTGTGTACCTTTTTGGCTCTACAGTTAATGATGATGTGAAAAAAAACAATGATATCGATGTTGCTATTTTATTTGAAGAAAATTGTTCTAGTTTTAATCGATTTGATAAGCGACTAGAATATGCCTCTAAGTTAGAAGATATTTTTCAAAAAGAGGTAGATGTGGTTAATTTAGAATCTTGTGACTTATATTTCATACGACAGGTTATGTTAAACAATATTTTAGTTTTAGAAAAAAACAGAGACAGAAGAGTTAGTTTTGAGGTGAAGCAAAGAAAACTATTCTTTGACATGAAGCATTTATATGATAGATATTATGATCAAATGTTAAAACGATTAGAAAGGGGTGAAGAAGATGGTTAATAAAGACGTGATAACCAGACGACTATCTAATCTTGAAGAATATTATCATGATTTAGCCAATATACAGAATGATATAACATCTGATCAATTATTTAATGATAAAATTAAGAGAAGGTACATAGAAAGAACCTTACAGATGGCGATAGAAAGCTGTCTTGACATTGCCGGACATATTATATCTTACTCAGGATTTCGGGAACCAATCAGTAATCAGGATACCTTTCAGATTTTAATTGAAGAAAATATTGTTGACAGTCACTTAGGAGAGCGCCTTAAAAAAATGGCTAAGTTTAGGAATATTATTGTACATGATTACGCTATTATAGACCCTGAAATCGTTCATTCAATTGTGAAAAATAATATTAGTGATCTAAGAGAGTTTTCTATTATTATAAAGAAGACATATTTGGATTAAGATAATTATATTATTTTAAAAAGTTCTGTACTCAAAAAAAACTACCAATTTATTCTAGAATAAATTGGTAGTTTACGAACAAAAAAGCAAAAATAATATAAAATTCCCCCCGGGAATTTCGGGGTTTTGTTTTTAATTTTTTTTTTATTAATTAATTCTCAATTAATTCTTCATGCTTTAATTTTTCATGCTTTAGTTCTTCATGTTTTCCATAACTTTCGGTGACTGCACTACTTCCAATTTTTTAAGAGCTTTTGCTATTACAATCTGTAGAAGTTTTTCACCTGTTTCTCTGGAAGCCGGTTTGTTGTTTCCAATTACACCCGATGCACTAACTTGCTCAATACTCGGTAAATTGCCGCATGGCTCAGAGAATAGATTGTATTTACTAAGTTCAGGATTTTGCGACAGGGCATCAATCAGTTCATCCCGCAGTACCCTCTGATCAAGAGCTTCTGCAAATGATGTTTCTCCTTCACAGGCGTGGCAGAAGAACTGAGTTTCTAGTAAGTGCCCTCCTTGTTCTTTAATTGCATTCCAGTAGTTAAAAATATCGAGTAAATTAGTTTTTTCATTACTTGGAACATTATTTGGGAGTTTATTTGGAACTTTATTGGAGACATTATTTGGACTATTATTTGGACCATTGGAGTTTTCTTTAATCTCTGTTAAGGTTTCTTTTATGATTTCACCATTTCCACCATGTCCGTTTATCAATAAAATGTCAGTAATACCGTGATGATAGTACGAATGTATAATATCCTTTAAGACCATTTTATAGGTTTCTTTTCTGAAACTGACAGTTCCAGGAAACTCCATGTGATGCTGTGAATAGCCAACGGGCATGGATGCTCCAATTCCTATGGAGATATTCATAGATTGCTTTGCTTCCTCGGCAATTTTCTTTGCTAACGCTCTGGCAATATATATGTCATTATCAATGGGAAGATGGGGGCCGTGTTGTTCTATAGATCCTACAGGAAGTAACAATACATCCAGGTCCGGCAGTTTATCTTGAATTTCTTGCCAAGTCAGTCTGCTTAGCTCAAGCAATTATACATCAAACACCTTTAACTGTTCTTTAGACGGCCCCTCTGTCATGTAACTAGAAGCTACAAAAACTATTAAAGATAATATTACTGCCGGCACCATAGGGGGAAGTCCCATAGGTTCATTAAGTAAATGCCAAATAACAGCTGTTCCACCGCCAAATATTATCCCTAAAAATCCGGCAGTAGAGTTGGCCTTTTTCCATAGATAGCCACCATAAAGTGGTATTAACAGAGCTGCGCTGTACATTGTATATGCAAACACTATGGCTGTTACGATATCGGGCATGGCTACAGCTAATGAAAATGCCAGTGCTGCCACAATCACAAGAGATACTCTGCCCACCTTGAGTAAACTCTTGTCACTGCTGTCTTTTCCAATGAAATTTTGATAAAGATCCCTTGTGATATTGATGCTGATACTTAGAAGGAATGAATTAGTGGAAGTAATGATGGCACCTACAATCACTGCCAGTAATATAGCAGCTACGGCAGGATTCATAACCTCAGAAAGTAAAGTCGCAAAAACTTCGTCAGGCACTACATCCGGACCCAAAATACTTCTAGCACTATAACCTAACATAGCTACTAAAAAGTAACCTATTAATGATGTAGGAATCAACCATAGTATCCCCATTTTAGCTGTTCTGCTGTCTTTGGCGGCAAAAGCCCTGGAGAAAATTATGGCCTGCCACACGGCAGTAGTTCCGAATACGGCGATGGCATTGTTAAAGGCCTCACCGGGAGAAGTAGTCCCTAGTGGAGTTAGGAAATTATCAGGTAAGTCCGAGAAAACAGCACCTATACCTCCACCATAACTAAATGCAGATATCACTCCTACGATTAGACCTAAAGCGATAATTATGGCCTGTATACTGTCGGTCAAAGCTACACCGACCATACCGCCAAATAGTGCAATTAAAGTAAAGACTATTATACTAAGTATCATAGCTGGCATAGTTTCAAGTCCAACAAAAGCTGTTAATATTCCGCTTAAGGCGATAATTTGGACGGCTACCAAACCTATATCGCCTAAAATGATCATGATGGAGCCTACAACTTTAGTTTTGTTATCGTATCTTAACTCAAGAAGGTCAGGGACTGTGTACTGTTCTAGTTTCCTACTTTTTTCGGCCATTACAGTAGCAGCCACTGCTACACCTAATAGTGAACCGATACCGGCAAACCACCAGTCAAAGCCCAATTGATAGAAACTGCCTGTCCAACCTGTAACGGTTGCACCACCCACAAATGAAGCGAAAAGGGTTCCAACCAACATGGGAAGTCCTAAATTTCTTCCGGCCAAGGCGAAGTCATCCATGTTTTTGATGTAGCGCGATGTGTAAAACCCAATTCCCAAGATTATCAAAACATAAACGGCCAGTATTGCACCATACATCAATTTTTACCCCCTATGTAAAATTTGGTTAATTTATCAGAAAGAAGGCGGGGTCATGGCCCATACGCTGATGGACTCTTCATCTCCAGGGTTAAAAAACCTGTGGGGAATAGTGGAATCAAAATAAGCACTATCTCCCTCTTCCAGGGTAATAGTTTCATCACCGACGGTGATACCAAGCTTTCCTTTAATCACTAAGCCACATTCTTCACCTTCATGGGTAACTTTTTCGTGTTCTTCCACTTCTCCACTTTTTAAAGTGACTAGCAACATCTCAATTTTGCGATTCATATCCGGTGATAATAACTGATAAATTACATTTGATCTGGGAATGTCTAGCTGTTTTCTGTCTTCTTTTCTAACCACACTAACTTTCTCGCGGTTCAACTCTTCAAAAAAACTGCCCAAGGGCACTTCCAAAGCTTTGGAGATTTTCCACAGACTACCCAGAGATGCCTGAACCTGCCCTCTTTCAATCTGGCTTAATAGACCTGTACTAATCCCTGTCTCTTCCGATACATCTTTTAGTTTTAGGTCTTTAGTTTGTCTTAATTTTTTTATTGTCTCACCAATTTCACTTAAATTAATTTCAGTGTCACTATAATTTTTTGACATAGCTAAACAAAATCCTCCCTTCTTAACAAAATTTTTTGATAAAAATTAATTTTTTTAATATGGCTAAACTTTTCTTTTCTATATTTTGACATGTTCTGAGTATAATATCAAACAAAAAAGATTGCGGATAGTTGAACTCTTCGATTTCAAATCATGTTTCGGGCTGGTACATCTAAAACTCCCCAACAGTAGAATTAAAGCTTCCTGATCAACTGCATCTATCCCGAGACCTATACCCCAAAGGGTCATAACAATAAATAAATTTGATAAGTTACTCAAAATATCGATTCCAAGCTGCGGGAATATGCCTATAGTTCTAAGGGCTACCATGACCAAAAAACCGACAAGTCTAAACTACTAGCTTTTACACAAATCTCATAGCCGCTACAGTAGAGCTTTTAGATTGACAAACATACCGGGGTATGTTACTCTAGTCACATAAGACATACCTCGGTATGTTAAATTTCATTAGGAGGCGTTTATAATGGATAAAAAGTATTCAAAGATTTTTGAACCTATTAACATAGGTGGTGTTGAGGTTAGGAATAGAATTAATATGGCACCAATGACTACACTTTACGCCGGACATAATGGAGAGGTTACAGAACAAATTGTACAGTATTACGGAGCCAGGGCAAGAGGTGGCACCGGTATGGTAACTGTAGAAGGTGCATATGTAAATGAGATGGGAATTCAAATACCAGGTTCAATCAATGTAAGCGATGACAAATATATCCCTGGATTATCTAGGGTTGCAGATGCCATCAAGGGTAATGGCGGTGTAGCAGTTTTACAGCTCATACATTCCGGGATACAAGCTTGGGTGGAACAAGCAGTCGGCCCAAGTGAAATTGGCCGAATCGATGGCAAACCAATTTCTACAGAAAAGACACCAAGGGCCCTGACTACAAAAG encodes the following:
- the mntA gene encoding type VII toxin-antitoxin system MntA family adenylyltransferase antitoxin; amino-acid sequence: MTKLFDDLSTYFSQFGEIKAAYLFGSCAVGRNNSMSDIDIAVLLKDGTNNHDKKIELLAGLVELGYDNVDLAILNDMSIVGRYEVIKHNKILYADDDFDVHSYSSLVIRQYLDFKPYLEVQRKYLKERIMNGE
- a CDS encoding Fic family protein — translated: MFKELEEKKQKLDEKRPLSKEQVKQLKQYFDVEFTYNSNAIEGNTLSLRETKVILEDGITVGKGKSMREHLEVINHKEAIDYIENLIKEKADISEKIIKEVHYLVLKGIDDDNAGKYRTTNVLISGSDHKPPEHYLVPEKMEKLVSWYKNKQNKLHTIELATYFHHHLTSIHPFVDGNGRLARLLMNFILVQDGYPLTVIKAEDRESYMEALELASTKMDYSKLLEMMEKAVNDSFETYFYIC
- a CDS encoding SEC-C metal-binding domain-containing protein produces the protein MNQRIGKPFYIPPRKELLKYKNDTYFEVNKEYKALLNYLKKNIFDGDKAAAEGLCEDIQGICQFGFSLNRVFDQFNNRGVEFDSEEQAQEVMQLVIDLSNNTRLWEHNGHTPSELHQKKDKFQKKHIPNQKNKPRRVGKKIGRNEPCPCGSGKKYKKCCLD
- the mntA gene encoding type VII toxin-antitoxin system MntA family adenylyltransferase antitoxin, which encodes MEVKKICEILSDYFSKEEKVACVYLFGSTVNDDVKKNNDIDVAILFEENCSSFNRFDKRLEYASKLEDIFQKEVDVVNLESCDLYFIRQVMLNNILVLEKNRDRRVSFEVKQRKLFFDMKHLYDRYYDQMLKRLERGEEDG
- the hepT gene encoding type VII toxin-antitoxin system HepT family RNase toxin; amino-acid sequence: MVNKDVITRRLSNLEEYYHDLANIQNDITSDQLFNDKIKRRYIERTLQMAIESCLDIAGHIISYSGFREPISNQDTFQILIEENIVDSHLGERLKKMAKFRNIIVHDYAIIDPEIVHSIVKNNISDLREFSIIIKKTYLD
- a CDS encoding creatininase family protein; translation: MLELSRLTWQEIQDKLPDLDVLLLPVGSIEQHGPHLPIDNDIYIARALAKKIAEEAKQSMNISIGIGASMPVGYSQHHMEFPGTVSFRKETYKMVLKDIIHSYYHHGITDILLINGHGGNGEIIKETLTEIKENSNGPNNSPNNVSNKVPNKLPNNVPSNEKTNLLDIFNYWNAIKEQGGHLLETQFFCHACEGETSFAEALDQRVLRDELIDALSQNPELSKYNLFSEPCGNLPSIEQVSASGVIGNNKPASRETGEKLLQIVIAKALKKLEVVQSPKVMENMKN
- a CDS encoding sodium:solute symporter family protein encodes the protein MYGAILAVYVLIILGIGFYTSRYIKNMDDFALAGRNLGLPMLVGTLFASFVGGATVTGWTGSFYQLGFDWWFAGIGSLLGVAVAATVMAEKSRKLEQYTVPDLLELRYDNKTKVVGSIMIILGDIGLVAVQIIALSGILTAFVGLETMPAMILSIIVFTLIALFGGMVGVALTDSIQAIIIALGLIVGVISAFSYGGGIGAVFSDLPDNFLTPLGTTSPGEAFNNAIAVFGTTAVWQAIIFSRAFAAKDSRTAKMGILWLIPTSLIGYFLVAMLGYSARSILGPDVVPDEVFATLLSEVMNPAVAAILLAVIVGAIITSTNSFLLSISINITRDLYQNFIGKDSSDKSLLKVGRVSLVIVAALAFSLAVAMPDIVTAIVFAYTMYSAALLIPLYGGYLWKKANSTAGFLGIIFGGGTAVIWHLLNEPMGLPPMVPAVILSLIVFVASSYMTEGPSKEQLKVFDV
- a CDS encoding helix-turn-helix domain-containing protein; amino-acid sequence: MSKNYSDTEINLSEIGETIKKLRQTKDLKLKDVSEETGISTGLLSQIERGQVQASLGSLWKISKALEVPLGSFFEELNREKVSVVRKEDRKQLDIPRSNVIYQLLSPDMNRKIEMLLVTLKSGEVEEHEKVTHEGEECGLVIKGKLGITVGDETITLEEGDSAYFDSTIPHRFFNPGDEESISVWAMTPPSF